In one window of Juglans regia cultivar Chandler chromosome 3, Walnut 2.0, whole genome shotgun sequence DNA:
- the LOC109005247 gene encoding cytokinin dehydrogenase 1-like isoform X2 — MCLLLWELYPNLHFPVTFFISLTLEHKKGELKSKSYTHTRAQKYNMKDGSIYGVITVHVFDYAAQNLPLNSFLCLSFPCALPHLSFCFASQNTTKRSSPSPLSLSPFLSLSQHILRKKMGSASLSFLKQNNIIHLKILMVLFLSCIPDRTNLCSNNSFATLTVPPRFNSTNISLSSLETLTLDGYFSFENNHHAAKDFGNLYHFLPSAVLHPKSVSDISTTIRHIFKMGSASELTVAARGHAHSIQGQAQAHQGIVINMESLQGLKMQVHTGDMPYVDVSGGELWINILHETLKHGLAPKSWTDYLHLTVGGTLSNAGISGQAFQHGPQINNVYQLEVVTGKGEVVTCSEKQNADLFYAVLGGLGQFGIITRARISLGPAPKMVKWIKVLYSEFSTFSKDQEHLISSENSFDYVEGFVNINRTGILNNWRSSFSPKDPLQANKFTSDGRTLYCLEMVKYFNPDETKTMNQDIKNLLSQLNYIPSTLFLSEVSYVEFLDRVHVSERKLRAKGLWEVPHPWLNLLVPKSRISVFAEEVFGNILTDTSNGPIIIYPVNQSKWNNKTSLVTPDEDIFYLVAFLSSAMPSSTGTDGLEHILTQNKRILDFCATAQLGMKQYLPHYNTHEEWQTHFGSLWEVFVQRKSTYDPLAILAPGQRIFQKAVRTS; from the exons ATGTGTTTATTACTGTGGGAACTGTACCCAAATCTTCACTTTCCTGTGACTTTTTTCATCTCCCTAACTTTGGAACACAAAAAAGGTGAGCTAAAAAGCAAATCCTATACGCACACCAGGGCACAGAAATACAACATGAAAGACGGGTCTATATACGGAGTCATCACTGTGCATGTGTTTGACTATGCCGCCCAAAACCTCCCTTTAAATTCTTTTCTCTGCCTTTCATTTCCTTGTGCTCTTCCACACCTCTCCTTTTGCTTTGCCTCACAAAATACAACAAAGAGAAGCTCCCCGtcccccctctccctctcaccctttctctccctctctcaacaTATCCTAAGAAAAAAGATGGGGTCAGCGTCTTTGAGCTTTCTCAAGCAGAATAACATTATACACCTCAAGATTCTCATGGTTTTATTCTTAAGCTGTATACCTGATAGAACAAATCTTTGTTCTAACAACTCTTTTGCCACTCTAACGGTTCCACCACGTTTCAATTCGACCAATATCAGTCTTTCATCATTGGAAACACTTACTCTAGATGGGTACTTCAGTTTTGAGAATAATCACCATGCAGCCAAGGACTTTGGCAACCTATATCATTTCCTCCCATCAGCAGTCCTACACCCAAAATCAGTTTCTGATATTTCCACCACGATAAggcatattttcaaaatgggTTCTGCTTCAGAGCTCACTGTTGCTGCCAGAGGCCATGCTCACTCCATCCAGGGTCAAGCTCAAGCCCATCAAGGCATAGTTATCAACATGGAATCACTTCAGGGACTTAAAATGCAAGTTCATACTGGAGATATGCCTTACGTAGATGTTTCAGGTGGTGAGTTGTGGATAAATATTCTGCATGAAACTCTCAAACATGGGCTGGCTCCTAAATCTTGGACAGATTACCTTCATCTCACTGTTGGGGGTACTCTGTCAAATGCTGGAATTAGCGGGCAGGCATTCCAGCATGGACCCCAGATCAACAACGTCTACCAGCTTGAAGTTGTCACAG GAAAGGGAGAAGTGGTTACCTGTTCTGAGAAACAAAATGCTGACCTCTTCTATGCTGTTCTTGGTGGGCTTGGACAATTTGGCATCATCACCCGAGCTAGGATTTCTCTTGGACCAGCACCAAAGATG GTGAAATGGATTAAAGTGCTCTACTCGGAATTCTCCACATTTTCCAAAGATCAAGAGCACTTGATATCATCTGAGAATTCATTCGACTACGTTGAAGGATTCGTAAATATAAACAGAACCGGCATTCTTAATAACTGGAGATCTTCTTTCAGTCCCAAGGACCCGCTTCAAGCCAATAAATTCACTTCAGATGGAAGAACTCTCTACTGTCTTGAAATGGTCAAATACTTCAACCCAGATGAGACTAAAACTATGAATCAG GATATTAAGAACTTACTGTCGCAGTTGAATTATATTCCGTCCACACTCTTCCTGTCAGAAGTTTCTTATGTGGAATTTCTGGATAGAGTTCATGTGTCTGAGAGAAAACTACGAGCAAAAGGTTTGTGGGAAGTTCCTCACCCATGGCTGAATCTTCTCGTCCCCAAGAGCAGAATTTCTGTTTTCGCTGAGGAGGTCTTTGGCAACATTCTTACAGACACAAGCAATGGTCCTATCATTATCTACCCAGTCAACCAATCCAA GTGGAACAACAAAACATCTTTAGTTACCCCAGATGAAGACATTTTCTACCTAGTGGCATTTTTATCCTCTGCAATGCCATCTTCTACGGGAACAGATGGCTTAGAACACATTTtaacacaaaacaaaaggatTCTAGACTTCTGCGCCACAGCCCAACTTGGAATGAAGCAATACCTGCCCCACTACAACACACATGAAGAGTGGCAAACTCACTTTGGCTCTCTCTGGGAAGTATTTGTACAGAGGAAATCAACCTATGACCCTTTGGCAATTCTTGCTCCTGGACAAAGAATCTTCCAGAAGGCAGTACGCACTTCATGA
- the LOC109005247 gene encoding cytokinin dehydrogenase 1-like isoform X1: MCLLLWELYPNLHFPVTFFISLTLEHKKGELKSKSYTHTRAQKYNMKDGSIYGVITVHVFDYAAQNLPLNSFLCLSFPCALPHLSFCFASQNTTKRSSPSPLSLSPFLSLSQHILRKKMGSASLSFLKQNNIIHLKILMVLFLSCIPDRTNLCSNNSFATLTVPPRFNSTNISLSSLETLTLDGYFSFENNHHAAKDFGNLYHFLPSAVLHPKSVSDISTTIRHIFKMGSASELTVAARGHAHSIQGQAQAHQGIVINMESLQGLKMQVHTGDMPYVDVSGGELWINILHETLKHGLAPKSWTDYLHLTVGGTLSNAGISGQAFQHGPQINNVYQLEVVTGKGEVVTCSEKQNADLFYAVLGGLGQFGIITRARISLGPAPKMVKWIKVLYSEFSTFSKDQEHLISSENSFDYVEGFVNINRTGILNNWRSSFSPKDPLQANKFTSDGRTLYCLEMVKYFNPDETKTMNQQDIKNLLSQLNYIPSTLFLSEVSYVEFLDRVHVSERKLRAKGLWEVPHPWLNLLVPKSRISVFAEEVFGNILTDTSNGPIIIYPVNQSKWNNKTSLVTPDEDIFYLVAFLSSAMPSSTGTDGLEHILTQNKRILDFCATAQLGMKQYLPHYNTHEEWQTHFGSLWEVFVQRKSTYDPLAILAPGQRIFQKAVRTS; encoded by the exons ATGTGTTTATTACTGTGGGAACTGTACCCAAATCTTCACTTTCCTGTGACTTTTTTCATCTCCCTAACTTTGGAACACAAAAAAGGTGAGCTAAAAAGCAAATCCTATACGCACACCAGGGCACAGAAATACAACATGAAAGACGGGTCTATATACGGAGTCATCACTGTGCATGTGTTTGACTATGCCGCCCAAAACCTCCCTTTAAATTCTTTTCTCTGCCTTTCATTTCCTTGTGCTCTTCCACACCTCTCCTTTTGCTTTGCCTCACAAAATACAACAAAGAGAAGCTCCCCGtcccccctctccctctcaccctttctctccctctctcaacaTATCCTAAGAAAAAAGATGGGGTCAGCGTCTTTGAGCTTTCTCAAGCAGAATAACATTATACACCTCAAGATTCTCATGGTTTTATTCTTAAGCTGTATACCTGATAGAACAAATCTTTGTTCTAACAACTCTTTTGCCACTCTAACGGTTCCACCACGTTTCAATTCGACCAATATCAGTCTTTCATCATTGGAAACACTTACTCTAGATGGGTACTTCAGTTTTGAGAATAATCACCATGCAGCCAAGGACTTTGGCAACCTATATCATTTCCTCCCATCAGCAGTCCTACACCCAAAATCAGTTTCTGATATTTCCACCACGATAAggcatattttcaaaatgggTTCTGCTTCAGAGCTCACTGTTGCTGCCAGAGGCCATGCTCACTCCATCCAGGGTCAAGCTCAAGCCCATCAAGGCATAGTTATCAACATGGAATCACTTCAGGGACTTAAAATGCAAGTTCATACTGGAGATATGCCTTACGTAGATGTTTCAGGTGGTGAGTTGTGGATAAATATTCTGCATGAAACTCTCAAACATGGGCTGGCTCCTAAATCTTGGACAGATTACCTTCATCTCACTGTTGGGGGTACTCTGTCAAATGCTGGAATTAGCGGGCAGGCATTCCAGCATGGACCCCAGATCAACAACGTCTACCAGCTTGAAGTTGTCACAG GAAAGGGAGAAGTGGTTACCTGTTCTGAGAAACAAAATGCTGACCTCTTCTATGCTGTTCTTGGTGGGCTTGGACAATTTGGCATCATCACCCGAGCTAGGATTTCTCTTGGACCAGCACCAAAGATG GTGAAATGGATTAAAGTGCTCTACTCGGAATTCTCCACATTTTCCAAAGATCAAGAGCACTTGATATCATCTGAGAATTCATTCGACTACGTTGAAGGATTCGTAAATATAAACAGAACCGGCATTCTTAATAACTGGAGATCTTCTTTCAGTCCCAAGGACCCGCTTCAAGCCAATAAATTCACTTCAGATGGAAGAACTCTCTACTGTCTTGAAATGGTCAAATACTTCAACCCAGATGAGACTAAAACTATGAATCAG CAGGATATTAAGAACTTACTGTCGCAGTTGAATTATATTCCGTCCACACTCTTCCTGTCAGAAGTTTCTTATGTGGAATTTCTGGATAGAGTTCATGTGTCTGAGAGAAAACTACGAGCAAAAGGTTTGTGGGAAGTTCCTCACCCATGGCTGAATCTTCTCGTCCCCAAGAGCAGAATTTCTGTTTTCGCTGAGGAGGTCTTTGGCAACATTCTTACAGACACAAGCAATGGTCCTATCATTATCTACCCAGTCAACCAATCCAA GTGGAACAACAAAACATCTTTAGTTACCCCAGATGAAGACATTTTCTACCTAGTGGCATTTTTATCCTCTGCAATGCCATCTTCTACGGGAACAGATGGCTTAGAACACATTTtaacacaaaacaaaaggatTCTAGACTTCTGCGCCACAGCCCAACTTGGAATGAAGCAATACCTGCCCCACTACAACACACATGAAGAGTGGCAAACTCACTTTGGCTCTCTCTGGGAAGTATTTGTACAGAGGAAATCAACCTATGACCCTTTGGCAATTCTTGCTCCTGGACAAAGAATCTTCCAGAAGGCAGTACGCACTTCATGA